One genomic window of Actinoplanes lobatus includes the following:
- a CDS encoding aldo/keto reductase has protein sequence MTYRRLGDSGLVVSAIGIGCNNFGRKLDADGTREVVDAAIDAGITLFDTADIYGTPHGMSEAFLGAALKGRRDEVVLATKFGMNMEGLNGRDFGARGSRRYVVRAVEASLRRLETDHIDLYQMHEPDPATPIDETLAALDDLVRSGKVRYLGNSNFSGWQIADADWTARTGSLTRFVSAQNRYSLLNRGVEAEVVPACEQFGLGLLPFFPIESGLLSGKYRRGEQAPAGTRMSQERYRPWLADADWDTIEALTAFGAERGRTLLEVAVAGLLARPAVASVIAGATTPEQVQANAAAGTWDLTAADVAALDALLDS, from the coding sequence ATGACCTATCGCCGGCTGGGTGACTCGGGCCTGGTCGTGTCCGCGATCGGGATCGGCTGCAACAACTTCGGCCGCAAGCTGGACGCTGACGGCACCCGTGAGGTGGTCGACGCCGCAATCGACGCGGGGATCACCCTCTTCGACACCGCGGACATCTACGGCACCCCGCACGGCATGTCGGAGGCGTTCCTCGGGGCCGCGCTCAAGGGCCGCCGGGACGAGGTCGTGCTGGCCACCAAGTTCGGCATGAACATGGAAGGGCTCAACGGGAGGGACTTCGGGGCGCGGGGCTCGCGACGGTACGTCGTTCGTGCCGTCGAGGCCTCACTCCGGCGGCTGGAGACCGATCACATCGACCTCTACCAGATGCACGAACCGGATCCGGCCACCCCGATCGACGAGACCCTGGCCGCCCTCGACGACCTGGTCCGTTCCGGCAAGGTCCGCTACCTGGGCAACTCGAACTTCTCCGGATGGCAGATCGCCGACGCCGACTGGACCGCGCGGACCGGGAGCCTGACCCGGTTCGTCAGCGCGCAGAACAGGTACAGCCTGTTGAACCGCGGCGTCGAGGCCGAGGTGGTGCCGGCCTGCGAGCAGTTCGGGCTCGGGCTGCTGCCCTTCTTCCCGATCGAGTCCGGCCTGCTGTCCGGCAAGTACCGGCGCGGTGAGCAGGCTCCCGCCGGGACCAGGATGTCGCAGGAGCGCTACCGCCCGTGGCTGGCCGACGCCGACTGGGACACCATCGAGGCGCTGACCGCCTTCGGGGCCGAGCGCGGTCGCACCCTGCTCGAGGTGGCTGTCGCCGGCCTGCTCGCCCGGCCGGCGGTGGCCAGCGTGATCGCCGGCGCCACCACCCCGGAACAGGTCCAGGCCAACGCCGCCGCCGGCACGTGGGACCTCACCGCCGCCGACGTGGCCGCCCTCGACGCTCTCCTCGACTCGTAG
- a CDS encoding menaquinone biosynthetic enzyme MqnA/MqnD family protein: MSDSVRRPRVGHIQFLNCLPIYWGLMRSGALLDVDLHKDTPEKLSADLVAGDLDIGPITLVEYLRHADELLLLPDLAVGSDGPVLSVNLVSTRPPAELDGRPVALGSTSRTGVMLAQMLLSERFGAEPEYFRCPPDLSQMLMEADAGVLIGDPALRAMYEAPAKDLQVIDLAEAWKEWTGLPMVFAVWAVRRDFAVAHPGLVKDVHEAFQRSRDLCLGELDAVAESAARWEPFDAPTLANYFRALDFSLGERQIAGVREFARRAAERGEVPGLPENGPFFADV, from the coding sequence ATGAGCGACAGCGTCCGTCGGCCCAGGGTCGGGCACATCCAGTTCCTGAACTGCCTGCCCATCTACTGGGGGCTGATGCGCTCGGGCGCTCTGCTCGACGTCGACCTGCACAAGGACACCCCGGAGAAGCTCAGCGCCGACCTGGTCGCCGGTGACCTCGACATCGGGCCGATCACCCTGGTGGAGTACCTGCGCCATGCCGACGAGCTGCTCCTGCTGCCCGATCTGGCGGTCGGCAGCGACGGCCCGGTGCTCTCGGTCAACCTGGTGTCCACCCGGCCGCCGGCCGAGCTGGACGGGCGGCCGGTCGCGCTCGGCTCCACCTCCCGGACCGGCGTGATGCTCGCCCAGATGCTGCTCTCCGAGCGGTTCGGCGCCGAGCCGGAGTATTTCCGCTGCCCGCCCGACCTGTCGCAGATGCTCATGGAGGCGGACGCCGGCGTTCTGATCGGCGACCCGGCGCTCCGGGCGATGTACGAAGCACCCGCCAAGGACCTCCAGGTGATCGACCTGGCCGAGGCGTGGAAGGAGTGGACCGGCCTGCCGATGGTCTTCGCCGTCTGGGCGGTCCGGCGGGACTTCGCGGTCGCGCACCCCGGTCTGGTGAAGGACGTGCACGAGGCCTTCCAGCGGTCCCGTGACCTGTGCCTCGGTGAATTGGACGCGGTGGCCGAGTCGGCCGCCCGCTGGGAGCCGTTCGACGCCCCGACGCTCGCCAACTATTTCCGGGCGCTCGACTTCTCGCTGGGTGAGCGGCAGATCGCCGGCGTGCGCGAGTTCGCCCGGCGTGCAGCGGAACGGGGCGAAGTGCCCGGCCTGCCGGAGAACGGCCCGTTCTTCGCCGACGTTTGA
- a CDS encoding VOC family protein → MQITSSAISLTVDDVPASSKFLADHFGYAVRMSADGFASLGRDDGGVDLVFLRRGIEVLPPALRQVHTAGTIVAFVVDDLESEQTRLRAEGVEPTLPIREEPWGERLLLVTDPNGVVYELVEWADR, encoded by the coding sequence ATGCAGATCACCTCGTCCGCCATCTCGCTCACCGTCGACGACGTCCCGGCTTCCAGCAAGTTTCTCGCGGACCATTTCGGCTACGCCGTGCGGATGTCGGCGGACGGTTTCGCCTCGCTCGGCCGCGACGACGGCGGCGTCGACCTGGTCTTCCTACGCCGCGGCATCGAGGTGCTGCCACCCGCGCTGCGCCAGGTGCACACCGCCGGCACGATCGTCGCCTTCGTGGTCGACGACCTGGAGTCCGAGCAGACCCGGTTGCGGGCCGAGGGGGTCGAGCCCACGCTGCCCATCCGTGAGGAGCCATGGGGTGAGCGCCTCCTTCTGGTGACCGACCCCAACGGTGTCGTCTACGAGTTGGTGGAGTGGGCGGACCGATAG
- a CDS encoding SWIM zinc finger family protein: MPFDRSGQFYEAARPIEVDGGLSVRSKRGKIGEQWWSRKFVDVLEGVCDAGRLARGRAYARKGQVMDFALEPGRVLARVQGSRPRPYEVSIRITAFDEARWADVVDALATRALYRAALLAGEMPHEIVDLFTELGLPLFPDRLDIGCSCPDWGVPCKHGSAVLYVLAEAFDDDPFLVLGWRGRGRDELLDALRGTPEPEETVDPLAVEEEPLDARLADFYSPAISLGRLRERPPRGGLPPELLLRALDPPPIRVRHVPLVDVLRPVYRDLGAAEGEE; the protein is encoded by the coding sequence ATGCCCTTCGACAGGTCCGGTCAGTTCTACGAGGCGGCCCGCCCGATCGAGGTGGACGGCGGCCTGAGCGTGCGGTCGAAACGGGGCAAGATCGGCGAACAGTGGTGGTCGCGCAAGTTCGTGGACGTGCTGGAGGGTGTCTGCGACGCGGGGCGGCTGGCGCGCGGCCGGGCCTATGCGCGCAAGGGCCAGGTGATGGACTTCGCCCTCGAGCCGGGGCGGGTGCTCGCCCGGGTGCAGGGGTCGCGCCCCCGGCCGTACGAGGTGTCGATCCGGATCACCGCGTTCGACGAGGCACGGTGGGCCGACGTGGTCGACGCGCTCGCGACCCGGGCGCTGTACCGTGCCGCGTTGCTGGCCGGCGAGATGCCGCACGAGATCGTCGACCTCTTCACCGAGCTGGGTCTGCCACTGTTCCCGGATCGGCTGGACATCGGCTGTTCCTGCCCGGACTGGGGTGTTCCCTGCAAACACGGCTCGGCGGTGCTGTACGTGCTGGCCGAGGCGTTCGACGACGACCCGTTCCTGGTGCTGGGCTGGCGGGGCCGCGGCCGCGACGAGTTGCTCGACGCGCTGCGCGGCACTCCCGAGCCGGAGGAGACCGTCGACCCGCTGGCGGTCGAGGAGGAGCCGCTGGACGCCCGGCTGGCCGACTTCTACTCCCCCGCCATCAGCCTGGGCCGGCTGCGGGAACGCCCACCCCGGGGTGGGCTGCCACCGGAGCTGCTGCTGCGGGCGCTCGACCCGCCACCGATCCGGGTCCGGCATGTGCCGCTGGTCGACGTCCTCCGGCCGGTCTATCGCGACCTGGGCGCGGCGGAGGGGGAGGAATGA
- a CDS encoding ArsR/SmtB family transcription factor, with protein sequence MADQDSAVVGGRITDARTMRALAHPARIEIIEHLTMTGAAVTATGCAELVGLSPSATSYHLRELAKYGLVEQAPSRGDGRERLWRSTRQSLLVGSDVDHPDSLAAEQALVDVYQDRDRSRLREWMQRQPGEPREWREASRQLSGAGRGGPAGAHTATGRCRVSPGGQDAAQVA encoded by the coding sequence ATGGCGGACCAGGACAGTGCTGTGGTGGGTGGGCGGATCACCGACGCCCGGACGATGCGGGCGCTGGCCCACCCGGCGCGGATCGAGATCATCGAGCACCTGACCATGACCGGCGCCGCGGTGACCGCGACCGGGTGCGCCGAGCTGGTCGGGCTCTCCCCGAGCGCCACCAGCTACCACCTGCGTGAGCTGGCGAAGTACGGCCTGGTCGAGCAGGCGCCGAGCCGGGGCGACGGCCGGGAGCGGCTCTGGCGCAGCACCCGCCAGAGCCTGCTGGTCGGGAGCGACGTCGACCATCCGGATTCGCTGGCCGCCGAGCAGGCGCTGGTCGACGTCTACCAGGATCGAGATCGCTCCCGGCTCCGGGAGTGGATGCAGCGGCAGCCGGGCGAACCACGGGAGTGGCGGGAGGCCAGCCGTCAGCTATCTGGCGCTGGTCGCGGTGGGCCTGCTGGTGCGCACACGGCGACGGGGAGGTGCCGAGTCTCCCCGGGCGGGCAGGACGCCGCTCAGGTTGCGTGA
- a CDS encoding DEAD/DEAH box helicase, protein MLVVHGGWVAGAGRPGRLIIWAEDPALPTSSASRARSRPHPFAASVEALRQVVPGAEGGSLALTLPGSGRGPLPSPETGLEAATRGIKLGPWTVPALSVPGDAAMAVLGELADPDPDGPWLAGPSLRYLTLLAGYACDLAGRGRMLPQLAVEAGMPTARWRPVLTGSDTATFRDFAAGMPPVVRAAGDGQAVGRTVRDALESLLDGAARATLPERFMVGQRPGPKSALPDRWLAALTGADPALPGAADADVRDLRRALDDWMRAANEAHGPIRVSFRLFEPSPEAPPGEDGWFLEFALQSAEDPGLYLPAEDLWEGDRFPGLPRRPDETLLAGLGRAVRLFPLLHVALLEQRPSAMPLTTGEAYDFLRQAAPLLQAAGFGVQLPSWAGRKAVGLKLTTRTRSRSGASSRAVADSGFGLSELVDFRLDLVIGDGAVTAEELAELARLKVPLVRVRGQWVELDARQLKAALKAVGERREGQLTAGELLQQVVDGGDEDLPLVEVDADGDLGDLLSGQAAERLSPLPTPAGFQGALRPYQERGLSWLHFLGRLGLGGILADDMGLGKTAQTLSLLLTDEGSRSLLICPMSLVSNWHKEAGRFAPGLRVHVHHGATRMRGTEFDEAVAGADLVITTYGTALRDLETLRGVTWSRVVCDEAQAIKNSGTRQSQAVRAIPARTRLALTGTPVENHLAELWSIMDFCNPGLLGPAKRFRRRFQEPIESRQDEDATAALKRATGPFVLRRLKTDKTIISDLPEKNEMKVWCSLTPEQATLYQAVVEDMMAEIESSEGIQRRGNVLAAMMKLKQVCNHPAHLLKDGSRLPGRSGKLARLEELADEIIEDGDKALIFTQYAEWGTLLQPYLTAHTDRPVLWLHGGLSKARRDELVERFQTSGEPMLFLLSLKAAGTGLNLTAANHVVHFDRWWNPAVEDQATDRAFRIGQSRDVQVRKFICTGTLEEKIDAMIERKKALASSVVGTGEEWITDLSTDQLRELFSLDPAAVR, encoded by the coding sequence GTGCTCGTCGTTCACGGCGGCTGGGTGGCCGGGGCCGGGCGCCCGGGCCGATTGATCATCTGGGCCGAGGACCCGGCTCTTCCCACGTCGTCGGCGTCGCGGGCGCGGTCACGTCCACACCCGTTCGCGGCTTCCGTCGAAGCGCTCCGGCAGGTGGTGCCCGGCGCGGAGGGCGGGTCGCTGGCGCTCACCCTGCCCGGGAGCGGTCGTGGCCCCCTGCCGTCGCCCGAGACCGGGCTGGAGGCGGCCACCCGCGGGATCAAACTGGGCCCGTGGACGGTTCCGGCGCTGTCGGTGCCCGGTGACGCGGCCATGGCGGTCCTCGGTGAGCTCGCCGACCCCGATCCGGACGGTCCCTGGCTCGCCGGGCCGTCGCTGCGCTATCTCACCCTGCTCGCCGGTTACGCCTGTGACCTGGCCGGGCGCGGGCGGATGCTGCCGCAGCTGGCGGTCGAGGCCGGGATGCCCACGGCGCGCTGGCGGCCGGTGCTGACCGGGTCCGACACGGCCACCTTCCGCGACTTCGCGGCCGGCATGCCGCCGGTGGTGCGGGCCGCGGGGGACGGCCAGGCCGTCGGGCGGACGGTGCGGGACGCCCTGGAGTCGCTGCTGGACGGGGCGGCCCGCGCCACCCTGCCGGAGCGGTTCATGGTCGGCCAGCGGCCGGGGCCGAAATCCGCCCTGCCGGACCGCTGGCTGGCCGCCCTCACCGGCGCCGATCCGGCGCTGCCCGGTGCCGCCGACGCCGACGTGCGCGACCTGCGCCGCGCGCTCGACGACTGGATGCGCGCGGCCAACGAGGCCCACGGCCCGATCCGGGTCAGCTTCCGCCTCTTCGAGCCGTCTCCGGAGGCGCCGCCCGGTGAGGACGGGTGGTTCCTGGAGTTCGCGTTGCAGTCGGCCGAGGACCCGGGTCTCTACCTGCCCGCCGAGGATCTCTGGGAGGGCGACCGGTTCCCCGGGCTGCCGCGGCGGCCCGACGAAACCCTGCTCGCCGGGCTGGGCCGGGCCGTCCGGCTGTTTCCCCTGCTGCACGTGGCACTGCTCGAGCAGCGACCGTCCGCCATGCCGCTGACCACCGGCGAGGCCTACGACTTCCTGCGCCAGGCCGCGCCGCTGTTGCAGGCGGCCGGGTTCGGTGTGCAGCTCCCGTCGTGGGCCGGCCGGAAGGCGGTCGGGCTGAAACTCACCACGCGCACCCGCTCCAGGTCCGGAGCCTCGTCGCGGGCCGTGGCGGATTCCGGTTTCGGGCTCTCCGAGCTGGTCGACTTCCGGCTCGATCTGGTCATCGGCGACGGGGCGGTGACCGCCGAGGAGCTGGCCGAGCTGGCCCGGCTCAAGGTGCCGCTGGTCCGGGTCCGCGGCCAGTGGGTGGAGCTGGACGCCCGTCAGCTCAAGGCCGCGCTCAAGGCGGTCGGGGAGCGGCGGGAGGGCCAGCTCACCGCGGGCGAGCTGTTGCAGCAGGTGGTCGACGGCGGCGACGAGGACCTGCCGTTGGTCGAGGTCGACGCCGACGGCGACCTCGGTGACCTGCTCTCCGGTCAGGCGGCCGAGCGGCTCAGCCCGCTGCCGACACCGGCCGGGTTCCAGGGGGCGCTCCGGCCCTACCAGGAGCGGGGCCTGTCCTGGCTGCACTTCCTCGGCCGGCTGGGCCTCGGCGGCATCCTGGCCGACGACATGGGTCTGGGCAAGACCGCACAGACCCTGTCGCTGCTGCTCACCGACGAGGGCTCACGAAGCCTGCTGATCTGCCCGATGTCGCTGGTCAGCAACTGGCACAAGGAGGCCGGCCGGTTCGCGCCGGGCCTGCGGGTCCACGTGCATCACGGCGCCACCCGGATGCGCGGGACCGAGTTCGACGAGGCGGTCGCCGGGGCCGACCTGGTCATCACGACGTATGGCACGGCACTTCGCGACCTGGAGACGCTGCGCGGTGTGACGTGGAGCCGGGTGGTCTGCGACGAGGCGCAGGCGATCAAGAACAGCGGGACCAGGCAGTCGCAGGCGGTCCGCGCGATTCCGGCCCGCACCCGGCTGGCGCTCACCGGCACCCCGGTGGAGAACCATCTGGCGGAGCTGTGGTCGATCATGGATTTCTGCAATCCGGGGCTGCTCGGGCCGGCGAAACGGTTCCGCCGCCGATTCCAGGAGCCGATCGAGAGCCGGCAGGACGAGGACGCGACCGCCGCCCTGAAACGGGCCACCGGTCCGTTCGTGCTCCGGCGCCTCAAAACCGACAAGACCATCATCTCGGACCTGCCGGAGAAGAACGAGATGAAGGTGTGGTGCTCGCTCACCCCCGAGCAGGCCACCCTCTACCAGGCGGTCGTCGAGGACATGATGGCCGAGATCGAGAGCAGCGAGGGCATCCAGCGGCGGGGCAACGTGCTGGCCGCCATGATGAAGCTCAAGCAGGTCTGCAACCACCCCGCCCACCTGCTCAAGGACGGCTCCCGGCTGCCCGGCCGCTCCGGAAAGCTGGCCCGGCTCGAGGAGCTGGCGGACGAGATCATCGAGGACGGCGACAAGGCCCTGATCTTCACCCAGTACGCGGAGTGGGGCACGCTGCTCCAGCCGTACCTGACGGCCCACACCGACCGGCCGGTGCTCTGGCTGCACGGCGGCCTGAGCAAGGCGCGGCGCGACGAGCTGGTCGAAAGGTTCCAGACCTCCGGCGAGCCGATGCTGTTCCTGCTCTCGCTCAAGGCCGCCGGCACCGGCCTCAACCTGACCGCCGCCAACCACGTCGTCCACTTCGACCGGTGGTGGAATCCGGCGGTCGAGGACCAGGCCACCGACCGGGCGTTCCGGATCGGGCAGTCACGCGACGTTCAGGTCCGTAAGTTCATCTGCACCGGCACCCTGGAGGAGAAGATCGACGCGATGATCGAGCGGAAGAAGGCCCTGGCCTCCTCGGTCGTCGGCACCGGCGAGGAGTGGATCACCGACCTCAGCACCGACCAGCTGCGGGAGCTGTTCTCGCTCGACCCGGCGGCGGTGCGCTGA
- a CDS encoding COG1361 family protein, translating to MRLRALFSRLALTTAASGLAVTGLSLPAQAAEEVEVPYVGIFSPETVTVINGQSKTVKFDLYNLSEVAAKNVVLTFGSAAKPISADLGFTAPTGCDATACTIGDLAPGQRRSVKFTLKPAAAAGAADPAKTIALSTTVGEQPSDEMSITVVRTDKGGVDLEVEDIADLKLAHGKSADVPVLVRNTGNKDVAALGLVVMAPYGVTPVLNYRNCEQDTEIGGFVCVFNEPLAGGGAFTLPKNTPLRVKVPSDAAGPFEYPVYVAAIGLTEKYVFDFTKRTAGAAGKELSMEAVSSVSAEEPEVAEDLNEDDNYTFFSVTVPKSTAETAAVGGSFTGEIGEERTAEVGLRNLGPSGTIPPSITSLQYAHIKLPTGIELMKIDERCLPGTSLTEIDDSVTDLAQVTDLVCLVVESVPNKGRYLFSLSAEILDVAEHKAGSVSINGGVQDKKKDNNKAALTVKLTSGGTGGGLPITGAPAGLIAGGGAVLLGAGFIAFRAARRRRIITVAE from the coding sequence ATGCGACTGCGCGCCCTGTTCAGCCGTCTTGCCCTGACCACTGCGGCATCCGGGCTGGCCGTCACCGGCCTGTCCTTGCCGGCTCAGGCCGCGGAAGAGGTCGAGGTGCCCTATGTCGGCATCTTCAGCCCGGAAACGGTGACCGTGATCAACGGTCAGTCGAAGACGGTCAAATTCGACCTTTACAACCTCAGCGAGGTCGCCGCCAAGAACGTGGTTCTCACGTTCGGTAGCGCCGCCAAGCCGATCAGCGCCGACCTGGGATTCACCGCGCCCACCGGTTGCGACGCCACCGCCTGCACGATCGGTGACCTGGCGCCGGGTCAGCGGCGCAGCGTCAAGTTCACGCTCAAGCCGGCCGCCGCGGCGGGTGCCGCCGACCCGGCCAAGACCATCGCGCTCAGCACGACGGTCGGCGAGCAGCCCAGCGACGAGATGTCGATCACCGTGGTCCGCACCGACAAGGGTGGCGTCGACCTCGAGGTCGAGGACATCGCCGACCTGAAACTGGCCCACGGCAAGAGCGCCGACGTGCCGGTCCTGGTCCGCAACACCGGCAACAAGGACGTCGCGGCCCTCGGTCTGGTGGTGATGGCCCCGTACGGGGTGACGCCGGTGCTGAACTACCGCAACTGCGAGCAGGACACCGAGATCGGTGGCTTCGTCTGTGTCTTCAACGAGCCGCTGGCCGGCGGGGGCGCCTTCACCCTGCCGAAGAACACGCCGTTGCGGGTCAAGGTGCCGTCGGACGCCGCCGGGCCGTTCGAGTACCCGGTCTACGTCGCCGCGATCGGCCTCACCGAGAAGTACGTCTTCGACTTCACGAAGCGCACCGCCGGCGCCGCCGGCAAGGAGCTGTCGATGGAGGCCGTCTCGTCGGTCTCCGCCGAGGAGCCGGAGGTCGCCGAGGACCTCAACGAGGACGACAACTACACGTTCTTCTCGGTGACCGTGCCGAAGTCGACGGCGGAGACCGCGGCCGTCGGCGGCTCCTTCACCGGTGAGATCGGCGAGGAGCGCACCGCCGAGGTGGGCCTGCGCAACCTGGGCCCCTCCGGAACCATCCCGCCGAGCATCACCTCGCTCCAGTACGCGCACATCAAGCTGCCGACCGGCATCGAGCTCATGAAGATCGACGAGCGCTGCCTGCCGGGCACCTCGCTCACCGAGATCGACGACTCCGTGACCGACCTGGCCCAGGTCACCGACCTGGTCTGCCTGGTCGTGGAGAGCGTCCCGAACAAGGGCCGCTACCTGTTCAGCCTCTCCGCCGAGATCCTCGACGTGGCCGAGCACAAGGCCGGCTCGGTCAGCATCAACGGCGGCGTGCAGGACAAGAAGAAGGACAACAACAAGGCCGCCCTCACCGTCAAGCTGACCTCGGGCGGCACCGGCGGCGGCCTCCCGATCACCGGCGCCCCGGCCGGTCTGATCGCCGGCGGCGGCGCGGTCCTGCTGGGCGCGGGCTTCATCGCCTTCCGGGCGGCTCGGCGCCGCCGCATCATCACGGTCGCCGAGTAG
- a CDS encoding MFS transporter, protein MTTIAVVAVVAGISAVNVFDVFFVRETLGASTTVYGLVAASWTVGMVLGSPLAGRLPARWLTVRTVLGLLAGSCAAVLIGGATVTSAWWLVPFWMVGGVFNGALNVSTSVLIAGRVPPEMHGRAFSRFSAAVQTAGIFGFFVAGPLVGHFDPRVLVAGAGAAGLVAAVACLPLVRSEPPTTPPTTMRDEIGDNVAA, encoded by the coding sequence GTGACGACGATCGCCGTGGTCGCCGTGGTGGCCGGGATCAGTGCCGTCAACGTCTTCGACGTGTTCTTCGTCCGGGAGACACTCGGCGCCTCCACCACGGTGTACGGGTTGGTCGCCGCCTCCTGGACGGTGGGCATGGTGCTCGGCAGCCCACTCGCCGGCCGCCTACCGGCCCGGTGGCTCACCGTCCGTACCGTGCTGGGTCTTCTCGCCGGCTCCTGCGCGGCCGTGCTGATCGGCGGGGCGACCGTGACGTCGGCCTGGTGGCTCGTCCCGTTCTGGATGGTGGGTGGCGTCTTCAACGGGGCGCTCAACGTCTCGACCAGCGTCCTCATCGCCGGGCGGGTGCCGCCGGAGATGCACGGGCGGGCCTTCTCCCGCTTCAGCGCGGCCGTGCAGACGGCCGGCATCTTCGGATTCTTCGTGGCCGGGCCGCTCGTCGGACATTTCGACCCACGCGTCCTGGTGGCCGGTGCGGGCGCGGCCGGGCTGGTGGCGGCGGTCGCCTGCCTGCCCCTGGTGCGATCTGAGCCACCCACCACCCCACCGACCACCATGCGGGACGAGATCGGGGATAACGTCGCAGCATGA